One region of Olleya sp. Hel_I_94 genomic DNA includes:
- a CDS encoding group III truncated hemoglobin: MKQKEITNRDDVKLLVDQFYIKVRADTTLGPIFNALITDWDSHLDHLTTFWETSLFIGKKLEHKYVGNPLEAHEKVDKAVNHTITELHFGLWLNLWYATIDQFFEGEIADNAKRRARKMGTFMYLKIFEARQNLKQ, encoded by the coding sequence ATGAAACAAAAAGAAATTACTAACAGAGACGATGTTAAACTTTTAGTAGATCAATTTTATATAAAAGTTAGAGCAGATACTACTTTAGGTCCTATTTTTAATGCGCTTATTACGGATTGGGACTCCCATTTAGACCACTTGACTACCTTTTGGGAGACTAGTTTATTTATAGGTAAAAAATTAGAGCATAAATATGTAGGCAACCCATTAGAAGCTCATGAAAAAGTAGATAAGGCAGTAAACCATACTATTACCGAACTACATTTTGGATTGTGGTTAAATTTATGGTACGCGACGATTGATCAATTTTTTGAAGGTGAAATTGCGGATAATGCAAAACGTCGCGCTAGAAAGATGGGTACATTTATGTATTTAAAAATTTTTGAGGCAAGACAAAACCTAAAACAGTAA
- a CDS encoding PIG-L family deacetylase — MQKLLASVLFLLCYSFSTQAQQPEKLNASEIHQAVKKLNFLGSVLYLAAHPDDENTRLISYMSNHVKARTAYLSLTRGDGGQNLIGPELRELLGVIRTQELLAARRTDGGEQRFTRANDFGYSKHPDETLAIWNKNEVLSDVVLAIRQFKPDIIINRFDHRSPGTTHGHHTSSAMLSVEAFDLANDKNAYPDQVKKYGTWQPKREFFNTSWWFYGSEEKFEEADKTNLLNFDIGVYYPALGVSNNEIAALASSQHLCQGFGRLSQRGSQTEYIELIKGDLPKDKSNIFDGINTTWTRVKGGEKIETILKNVESNFNFENPAAHLDQLLQARQLILAIDSPQWKDQKIKEINKIIEACAGLYLEASANTPTASTGQIIDIDIEALNRSNATIKLDSYTISNNNSDNFYGKLLKANDKQELKEKITIANTLQPTGPYWLNQKGSLGMYKVEDKSLIGKPETPRAITIDFNLNINGFAFTVTKDLVYRYSKPDKGELYRPFEIIPEASAKINQKVIIFENDQQKEIPVTVQAGKDNLEGYITIAHPNGWSVFPEKQKITIANKGQEQTFIFTIIPPKNQSEGLISPMVTIGDKTYTKELVEINYEHIPFQTVLLPSESKIVRLDIKKRGENIAYIEGAGDVVPESLKQIGYNVMILQPEDITPERLSAFDAVVVGIRAYNIVESLKFKQDILFNFVEKGGNMIVQYNTNRGIKVDNIAPFNLQLSRDRVTDENAEVTLLAPNHELLNFPNKITTKDFEGWTQERGLYFPDQWSSDFTPILSMHDKDETAKTGSLLVAKHGKGHYIYTGLSFFREFPVGVSGAYRLFANMLSIGKQDITNDNGLKN; from the coding sequence ATGCAAAAATTATTGGCTTCGGTCCTATTTTTACTGTGCTATTCCTTTTCTACACAGGCTCAACAACCAGAAAAATTAAACGCTTCAGAAATTCATCAAGCAGTCAAAAAGCTTAACTTTTTAGGTTCAGTTTTATATCTAGCTGCACATCCAGATGACGAGAACACACGATTAATATCTTACATGTCTAACCATGTAAAAGCACGTACAGCCTACCTATCGCTAACTAGAGGTGATGGTGGACAAAATTTAATTGGACCAGAGCTTAGAGAACTTTTAGGTGTCATCCGTACGCAAGAGTTACTTGCTGCAAGACGCACAGATGGTGGCGAGCAACGTTTTACAAGAGCAAATGACTTTGGATACTCTAAACATCCAGACGAAACATTAGCTATTTGGAACAAAAACGAAGTCCTTAGTGATGTTGTTTTAGCTATCAGACAATTTAAACCAGATATTATAATAAACCGTTTTGACCACAGAAGTCCAGGTACAACTCATGGTCATCACACAAGTTCTGCTATGTTAAGCGTTGAAGCTTTTGATCTAGCTAACGATAAAAATGCATATCCAGATCAAGTTAAAAAATACGGAACATGGCAACCAAAACGTGAGTTTTTTAATACCTCTTGGTGGTTTTATGGCAGCGAAGAAAAATTTGAAGAAGCAGACAAAACCAATCTATTAAACTTTGATATTGGTGTTTATTATCCTGCTTTAGGTGTATCTAACAACGAAATTGCTGCACTTGCTAGTAGCCAACATTTATGTCAAGGTTTTGGTCGTTTATCCCAAAGAGGTAGTCAAACGGAATATATCGAATTAATAAAAGGCGATTTACCTAAAGACAAATCCAATATTTTTGATGGCATTAATACGACTTGGACAAGAGTAAAAGGTGGCGAAAAAATTGAAACTATTTTAAAAAATGTAGAATCTAATTTTAATTTTGAAAATCCTGCAGCACATTTAGATCAACTATTACAAGCTAGACAATTAATTTTAGCGATTGATAGCCCACAATGGAAAGATCAAAAAATTAAAGAAATTAATAAAATTATAGAAGCTTGTGCTGGTTTATATTTAGAAGCTTCAGCTAACACACCAACAGCGTCAACAGGTCAAATTATTGATATAGATATTGAAGCCTTAAACCGAAGCAATGCCACTATTAAATTAGACAGTTATACTATTTCAAACAATAACTCTGATAACTTTTACGGAAAATTATTAAAAGCAAATGATAAACAAGAGTTAAAAGAAAAAATAACAATTGCTAATACATTACAACCTACAGGACCATATTGGTTAAATCAAAAAGGGAGTTTAGGAATGTATAAAGTTGAAGACAAAAGTCTAATTGGTAAACCGGAAACACCACGTGCTATTACCATAGATTTTAATCTAAACATCAATGGATTTGCGTTTACGGTTACTAAAGATTTAGTATATCGTTACTCAAAACCTGATAAAGGTGAATTGTATAGACCATTTGAAATTATTCCTGAAGCTTCGGCAAAAATCAATCAAAAGGTTATCATTTTTGAAAATGACCAACAAAAAGAAATCCCTGTAACCGTTCAAGCGGGAAAAGATAATTTAGAAGGTTACATTACCATTGCCCATCCTAATGGTTGGTCTGTATTTCCAGAAAAGCAAAAAATAACTATAGCTAATAAAGGACAAGAACAAACTTTTATATTTACTATCATTCCGCCTAAAAACCAAAGCGAAGGTTTAATTAGTCCAATGGTTACCATTGGCGACAAGACTTACACCAAGGAATTAGTAGAAATTAACTACGAGCATATTCCGTTTCAAACGGTATTACTTCCTAGCGAAAGCAAAATAGTGCGATTAGATATTAAAAAACGTGGCGAAAACATAGCCTATATTGAAGGTGCAGGAGACGTGGTACCAGAAAGTTTAAAACAAATTGGCTACAACGTTATGATTTTACAACCAGAAGACATTACTCCAGAACGACTTAGTGCTTTTGATGCAGTTGTGGTTGGTATTAGAGCTTATAACATTGTCGAATCCCTAAAATTTAAACAAGATATTTTATTTAATTTTGTTGAAAAAGGAGGAAACATGATTGTGCAATACAACACCAATCGTGGTATCAAAGTAGATAATATTGCACCTTTTAATTTACAATTATCACGAGATAGAGTTACAGATGAAAATGCAGAAGTAACCTTATTAGCTCCAAACCACGAGTTACTTAATTTTCCTAACAAGATAACCACTAAAGATTTTGAAGGTTGGACGCAAGAACGTGGATTGTATTTTCCTGACCAATGGTCATCAGACTTCACTCCTATCCTATCCATGCATGATAAAGACGAAACTGCTAAAACAGGAAGTCTTTTAGTTGCCAAACATGGAAAAGGACACTATATATACACTGGATTAAGCTTTTTTAGAGAATTCCCTGTTGGTGTATCTGGTGCTTACAGATTATTTGCAAATATGCTAAGTATAGGAAAACAAGATATTACTAATGATAACGGATTAAAAAACTAA
- a CDS encoding mechanosensitive ion channel domain-containing protein, with product MFLDNILSELITSSVVLVIFLIIRYVLKIFIKKIGQQSGINDARIGLISRYTTVTLFLIFILFIAYIFGAEFKDLAVIFSSVFAVIGIALFAIWSILSNITSGIIMFFSFPYKVGDKIKIHDKDAPIEAIIEDIRAFQLHLRQDNGDLVTYPNNLILQKAVTLVQKDAIEDFGDMH from the coding sequence ATGTTTTTAGACAATATTCTATCCGAGTTAATTACCTCGTCCGTAGTATTAGTCATCTTTCTTATTATCAGATATGTCCTTAAAATTTTTATAAAAAAAATAGGTCAACAAAGTGGTATTAATGATGCTAGAATCGGACTAATTTCTCGATATACAACAGTCACTCTATTTTTAATATTCATCTTATTTATAGCTTATATTTTTGGAGCAGAATTTAAAGACCTTGCTGTTATTTTTTCATCTGTATTTGCAGTTATAGGTATTGCACTATTTGCTATTTGGTCTATTTTAAGTAATATAACTTCAGGAATAATCATGTTTTTTTCATTTCCATATAAAGTTGGAGACAAAATTAAAATACATGATAAAGACGCTCCTATTGAAGCTATTATAGAAGATATTAGAGCATTTCAGTTACATTTAAGACAGGACAATGGAGATTTAGTTACCTATCCAAACAACTTAATTCTACAAAAAGCAGTAACTTTAGTACAAAAGGATGCAATCGAGGATTTTGGAGATATGCATTAA
- a CDS encoding geranylgeranylglycerol-phosphate geranylgeranyltransferase, translating to MKLLQLIRFKNLLLIALVQILIKYAMFPAFGVNTTLTAFEFALLVISTLTIAAGGYIINDIYDVEADSINKPNKLIIGKHIPEDKAYMYYMGFTVIGVILGFYLSNVINHSTFFAIFVIIAALLYIYATFLQQIVLVGNIIISVLVGLSLVIVGIFELLPAINTQNQFIQSSMFEVLFDYAVFAFIISLAREIVKDIQDVDGDYKMQFKTLPIVLGKNRARYIAFGLTVFLILLLIYYLANYLYMRQVAVAYFIIAVIGPLVYISIKLFSAETKAQFKTISNLLKLVMLSGMLSMIVYLFILK from the coding sequence TTGAAACTACTTCAACTTATTCGATTTAAAAATTTACTACTAATTGCTTTAGTACAAATATTAATTAAATACGCTATGTTTCCGGCTTTTGGCGTCAATACCACTTTAACTGCTTTTGAGTTTGCTTTATTAGTAATATCTACATTAACTATAGCTGCTGGTGGCTACATTATAAATGATATTTATGATGTCGAAGCAGACAGTATTAACAAACCAAACAAATTAATTATTGGCAAGCACATACCAGAAGACAAAGCCTACATGTATTATATGGGCTTTACCGTTATTGGCGTTATTTTAGGCTTTTACCTATCTAATGTTATTAACCATAGTACGTTTTTTGCAATTTTTGTCATCATTGCAGCACTACTTTACATCTACGCTACTTTTTTACAACAAATTGTATTAGTAGGTAACATTATTATTAGCGTATTGGTAGGATTAAGCTTGGTCATAGTTGGTATATTCGAGTTACTTCCGGCCATAAACACTCAAAATCAATTTATACAATCCTCAATGTTTGAGGTGTTATTTGATTATGCAGTTTTTGCTTTTATAATCTCGTTAGCCAGAGAGATAGTTAAAGATATTCAAGATGTAGATGGTGATTATAAAATGCAATTTAAAACCCTACCTATTGTATTAGGCAAAAATCGTGCACGTTACATAGCATTTGGATTAACTGTATTTTTAATCTTATTACTTATTTACTATTTAGCTAATTACCTTTACATGAGGCAAGTTGCGGTTGCCTATTTTATTATTGCTGTAATTGGTCCCTTGGTCTATATAAGTATCAAGTTATTTTCGGCAGAAACTAAAGCACAATTCAAAACAATAAGCAATCTACTTAAATTAGTTATGCTTAGCGGAATGCTATCCATGATTGTTTACTTATTTATATTAAAATAA
- a CDS encoding KdsC family phosphatase: MDDKSYKEYLHQITTFIFDVDGVLTNGMITITTSGEMIRHMNVKDGYAMKQALNHGYNVCIISGGTNEGVRTRLNHLGIKDVYLGAHQKIVQFEAYLNDNQIKAENVLYMGDDIPDVPVLKLVGMPSCPQDAVPEVKRVSKYISHKLGGEGCVRDVIEQVMKVQNKWDSDFDAQTF, translated from the coding sequence ATGGACGATAAAAGTTACAAAGAATACCTACACCAAATCACTACCTTTATTTTTGACGTAGATGGTGTTTTAACTAACGGAATGATTACTATCACGACATCAGGCGAAATGATTAGACATATGAATGTTAAGGATGGTTATGCCATGAAGCAGGCGTTAAACCATGGCTATAATGTCTGTATTATTTCTGGTGGTACTAACGAAGGTGTACGTACTCGATTAAATCATTTAGGTATAAAAGATGTCTATTTAGGTGCACATCAAAAAATAGTGCAATTTGAAGCCTATTTAAACGACAACCAAATAAAAGCAGAAAACGTGCTATATATGGGAGATGACATTCCGGATGTACCTGTTTTAAAATTAGTAGGTATGCCTAGTTGTCCACAAGATGCTGTCCCAGAAGTTAAACGCGTATCAAAATATATCTCTCATAAATTAGGAGGTGAAGGTTGTGTACGTGACGTGATTGAGCAAGTTATGAAAGTACAAAACAAATGGGATAGTGATTTTGACGCACAAACCTTTTAA
- a CDS encoding septum formation inhibitor Maf, whose protein sequence is MQFLKSSLLIFSVFLISGCKEQPKTDTKTTYNQVETVTEKAKLPAFKTNKQFNDYWYSGQAEITSYQLEQSRYGEIRKGTAVLVFVTEPFLKNDQVKADQSNPSNINVLKLNATKKFNTGIYPYSIMQSTFYPVSNNQHALKVSASVQEWCGHVYTQLNNREQFQVTSHSYFQGEADQNFNLEKNSLENQLWTQLRIDPTSLPTGNINIIPSLEYTRLNHTPLKAYNAFAENKPGQYTLTIKDLDRKLTINYNPNFPFDIQSWEEVQNGNLTKATKIKTLQSDYWNKKSNTDLELRKTLGLE, encoded by the coding sequence ATGCAATTTTTAAAATCGTCCTTATTAATATTTAGTGTTTTCTTAATTTCAGGTTGTAAAGAGCAACCTAAAACAGATACAAAAACAACTTATAATCAAGTTGAAACCGTTACAGAAAAAGCAAAATTACCAGCCTTTAAAACTAACAAACAGTTTAATGACTATTGGTATTCTGGACAAGCCGAAATTACATCTTACCAACTAGAGCAATCTAGATATGGCGAAATTAGAAAAGGAACTGCTGTTCTTGTTTTTGTAACCGAACCTTTTTTAAAAAACGACCAAGTAAAAGCAGACCAAAGCAATCCATCAAACATAAATGTGCTAAAGCTAAATGCTACTAAAAAATTTAATACAGGGATTTATCCATACAGCATTATGCAAAGCACGTTTTACCCTGTTTCAAATAACCAACACGCTTTAAAAGTTAGTGCTTCTGTACAAGAATGGTGTGGACACGTCTACACACAACTTAACAATCGCGAGCAATTTCAAGTAACCTCTCACTCCTATTTTCAGGGAGAAGCAGATCAAAACTTCAACTTAGAAAAAAACAGTTTAGAAAACCAACTTTGGACACAACTACGCATTGACCCAACTAGTTTACCTACCGGAAACATCAATATTATACCAAGTTTGGAATATACAAGACTTAATCACACACCTTTAAAAGCCTATAACGCTTTCGCGGAAAACAAGCCAGGACAATACACGCTTACCATTAAAGATTTAGACCGTAAGCTAACAATAAATTACAATCCAAATTTTCCATTCGATATACAAAGTTGGGAAGAAGTGCAAAATGGAAATCTAACTAAAGCAACTAAAATAAAAACACTACAATCGGACTATTGGAACAAAAAAAGTAACACCGATTTAGAGTTAAGAAAAACACTAGGGTTAGAATAA
- a CDS encoding Rossmann-like and DUF2520 domain-containing protein — MIKIVLLGAGNVATHLYKGFKNASNIEVVQWYNRSKKAIDAYKNEVNITDNIANLVDADVYLIAVSDDAIEALSTSLPFDKRLVVHTSGSASLYDIDMKHYRGVFYPLQTFSKGVDLDFATVPICIETLRKKDFKILETLGQSLGCITYKVNPKQRPALHLAAVFVNNFTNQIYRIAHEITEKHGAEFDILKPLITETARKVQEVSPYMAQTGPAKRNDKKTIKRHLKLLDNPHQEDIYKLMTESIKKTHGR; from the coding sequence ATGATTAAAATAGTTTTGCTTGGCGCAGGAAATGTAGCCACACACCTATATAAAGGGTTTAAAAACGCTTCAAATATTGAGGTTGTACAATGGTACAATAGAAGTAAAAAAGCTATTGACGCTTATAAAAACGAAGTAAATATTACAGATAACATCGCAAATTTAGTAGATGCAGACGTCTATTTAATTGCTGTTAGCGATGATGCTATTGAAGCCTTAAGTACATCCTTACCTTTTGATAAAAGATTAGTGGTACATACTTCTGGAAGCGCTAGCTTGTATGATATTGACATGAAACATTACAGAGGTGTTTTTTATCCTTTACAAACATTTAGCAAAGGTGTTGATTTGGATTTTGCTACAGTACCAATCTGCATTGAAACACTTCGAAAAAAAGATTTTAAAATATTAGAAACCTTAGGTCAAAGCTTAGGTTGTATAACCTACAAAGTTAACCCTAAACAAAGACCTGCTTTACATTTGGCTGCTGTATTTGTTAATAATTTTACTAATCAAATTTACAGAATTGCACATGAAATTACCGAAAAACATGGTGCCGAATTTGACATTTTAAAACCATTAATTACAGAGACTGCCAGAAAAGTACAAGAAGTGTCACCTTACATGGCACAAACAGGACCTGCAAAACGTAATGATAAAAAAACAATAAAAAGACATTTAAAATTATTAGATAATCCACATCAAGAGGACATCTATAAATTAATGACAGAATCGATAAAAAAAACCCATGGACGATAA
- a CDS encoding Maf family protein, with amino-acid sequence MLKEKLKDRHIILASGSPRRQQFFRDLGLDFEVRLKKTKEVYPHHLLHYQISDYLAELKSLPFMEELKNHEILVTSDTIVWHKSKALGKPKSSDEAFEMLSSLSDETHEVITSVCIRTKKFQKTVNATTKVTFKAFTEEELWHYIKTYAPLDKAGAYGIQEWIGQIGVTSIQGSFFNVVGMPTHLVYETLNTIAEEF; translated from the coding sequence ATGCTAAAGGAAAAACTTAAAGACAGACACATCATACTAGCTTCAGGATCTCCAAGAAGACAACAGTTTTTTAGAGATTTAGGTTTAGACTTTGAAGTCCGTTTAAAAAAAACTAAAGAAGTCTATCCGCATCATTTATTGCATTATCAAATAAGCGATTATCTAGCCGAATTAAAATCGCTTCCTTTTATGGAAGAACTTAAAAATCATGAAATACTAGTAACCAGTGACACTATTGTTTGGCACAAAAGTAAAGCGTTAGGCAAACCAAAATCTAGCGACGAAGCTTTTGAAATGCTTAGCTCACTAAGTGATGAGACGCATGAGGTTATTACTTCGGTTTGTATACGCACAAAAAAATTCCAAAAAACAGTCAATGCTACAACTAAAGTTACTTTTAAAGCCTTTACAGAAGAAGAGCTTTGGCATTACATTAAAACCTATGCACCATTAGACAAAGCTGGTGCCTATGGTATCCAAGAATGGATTGGACAAATAGGTGTAACAAGCATTCAAGGCTCGTTTTTTAATGTGGTTGGTATGCCAACACATCTTGTTTACGAAACGTTAAATACTATTGCAGAGGAGTTTTAG
- the corA gene encoding magnesium/cobalt transporter CorA yields MAKKRQKKRTQNYKKHLGQVPGALVYTGNKEDKVLHLNAFDYSEDSYKEADLNTVEEAFNFKDSETVTWFNLNGLNFIDQIEKIGQHYKLHPLILEDIVNTSQRPKIDEYKDYFFIVLKMMYYDADEKLVSEQVSIVMGKNYVLTFQEAEGDVFDSLRDRIRQKKGRVREEGSDYLMYALMDAIVDHYYAIIEIMGNKIEDLEDDLFTGLTQEQISQQIQNLKREILKLRRAIFPLREIINRIEKSDNPLIEEKTTHYFRDVYDHIIQVTENIDIYREMIWSLMDMYMTTISNKMNEVMKVLTIIATIFIPLTFIAGIYGMNFTNMPELQYKYGYYIVWIVMVVVLIGMLVYFKRKKWL; encoded by the coding sequence ATGGCTAAAAAAAGACAAAAAAAACGCACTCAAAATTACAAAAAGCACTTAGGACAAGTTCCTGGAGCTTTAGTTTATACTGGAAATAAAGAAGACAAAGTATTACATTTAAATGCTTTTGATTATAGCGAAGACAGTTATAAAGAGGCGGATTTAAATACCGTCGAGGAAGCCTTTAATTTTAAAGACTCTGAAACCGTAACGTGGTTTAATCTTAACGGACTTAATTTTATTGACCAAATTGAAAAAATTGGACAACATTACAAGCTTCACCCTTTAATTTTAGAAGACATTGTTAACACCTCACAGCGTCCTAAAATTGACGAGTATAAAGATTACTTTTTTATAGTCTTAAAAATGATGTATTACGATGCAGACGAAAAACTTGTCTCTGAACAAGTCAGTATTGTCATGGGTAAAAATTATGTATTGACTTTTCAAGAAGCAGAAGGCGATGTATTTGATAGTCTTAGAGATCGAATTAGACAAAAAAAAGGACGTGTACGCGAAGAAGGTTCAGACTATTTAATGTATGCCTTAATGGATGCAATTGTTGACCATTACTATGCTATTATAGAGATTATGGGTAACAAGATTGAAGACCTTGAGGACGATTTATTTACAGGCTTAACCCAAGAGCAAATTTCGCAACAAATACAAAATCTTAAGCGTGAAATTTTAAAACTACGACGTGCAATTTTTCCGCTTCGCGAAATAATAAATCGAATAGAAAAAAGTGACAACCCTTTAATTGAAGAAAAAACTACCCATTACTTTAGGGATGTTTACGACCATATTATTCAGGTGACTGAAAATATAGACATTTACCGAGAAATGATTTGGAGTTTAATGGACATGTACATGACAACCATTAGTAATAAAATGAATGAGGTCATGAAAGTACTAACTATTATTGCAACCATTTTTATTCCATTAACTTTTATTGCTGGAATCTATGGGATGAATTTTACTAACATGCCAGAACTACAGTATAAATATGGATATTACATTGTATGGATAGTCATGGTTGTTGTTTTAATAGGAATGCTTGTTTATTTTAAACGTAAAAAATGGCTGTAA